From one Botrytis cinerea B05.10 chromosome 7, complete sequence genomic stretch:
- the Bcmcd1 gene encoding Bcmcd1, whose product MFYSETLLSKTGPLARVWLSANLERKLSKNHILQASVKDSVEAIVTPNQAPMALRLSGQLLLGVVRIYSRKARYLLDDCNEALIKIKMAFRLSGNNDIPAGLHMPSRDALMLPDMLTEGDNLEMPPMPDASFLFSQLDEESALGRKRRGASRDINLQDEFNNSQFLQNSVEDNNADEDELALEPLDDDLDLGLDFGLDDINPKTTGADRSGADISLEFGRDAPAARAVEDDLLSELDIQPRAKDVFDDGDRENSINLGFGNDDVGFHIGDDDGDIDMLNIGGEPDMSALPRAPELERLRISESPLSDIDETIVAEVEANQQQRDESGLFAPDDTEQSIFRQPAQRARKFKPLMPDDDTTISKHAIQELQKNHEAILRPQSFLPRDPQLLALMEMQKNGGFVSNIMGEGRSMGWAPELRGMLSLDAVRRTGDLKRKRDGGVADLDNEQDPGANKSPRLDLGEEEDLGANLAGDVGLGRDDTMIAADGTIIEMGGGDEFNINIDDDEHNATAGLRDARSASPGNQFDETTAPLVHPADNGPVSLGTTHAVHLLRERFGDEAANSPDKRKKASVLFQDLLPEGTTSKADATKMFFEVLVLATKDAVKVEQPENSLGGPIRVRGKRGLWGAWAEREAGGEIAEENAPGPSATAPLLEASRMVSVSA is encoded by the exons ATGTTTTATTCAGAGACTTTGTTGAGCAAGACAGGGCCTTTGGCTCGTGTCTGGCTTTCGGCAAATTTAGAGCGCAAGTTGTCAAAAAATCATATTTTACAAGCCAGCGTCAAGGATAGTGTTGAAGCTATCGTCACACCCAATCAAGCACCAATGGCTTTACGTCTAAGTGGTCAACTGTTGCTAGGAGTTGTCAGAATTTATAGTCGAAAAGCGCGTTATTTACTGGATGATTGTAATGAAGCTctcataaaaataaaaatg GCCTTCCGTCTCTCCGGTAACAATGATATCCCCGCCGGACTACATATGCCTTCTCGAGATGCTCTTATGCTTCCCGATATGCTTACTGAAGGAGACAACCTCGAAATGCCACCGATGCCTGATGCATCGTTCCTTTTTTCCCAATTGGACGAAGAATCGGCATTGGGTCGCAAACGAAGAGGTGCTAGTCGTGATATCAACTTGCAGGACGAGTTCAACAATAGCCAATTCTTACAAAATAGTGTCGAAGATAACAACGCAGATGAGGACGAGCTTGCTTTGGAACCTTTAGATGATGATCTTGATTTGGGTCTTGATTTTGGACTCGACGATATAAACCCTAAGACGACTGGAGCTGATAGATCTGGAGCTGACATTAGTCTCGAATTCGGGCGAGATGCACCAGCGGCACGAGctgttgaagatgatttaCTCAGTGAATTGGATATCCAGCCACGAGCAAAGGATGtctttgatgatggagatcGTGAAAATTCAATCAACCTCGGGTTCGGTAATGATGATGTTGGATTCCAcattggtgatgatgatggggatATCGACATGCTTAACATTGGTGGAGAACCAGATATGTCTGCTCTTCCACGTGCTCCAGAACTTGAGCGCCTTCGCATTTCCGAATCGCCACTTTCCGATATCGATGAAACTATTGTTGCCGAAGTTGAGgcaaatcaacaacaaagAGACGAATCTGGATTGTTCGCACCAGATGACACGGAACAATCAATCTTCCGCCAACCAGCCCAACGTGCtagaaaattcaaacctTTAATGCCTGACGATGATACTACCATTTCCAAGCATGCTATTCAAGAGTTGCAGAAGAATCACGAGGCTATTTTACGTCCTCAGTCGTTTCTTCCCCGTGATCCTCAACTTTTGGCATTAATGGAAATGCAAAAGAATGGTGGCTTCGTTTCCAATATTATGGGTGAAGGAAGAAGTATGGGTTGGGCACCAGAGCTTCGTGGAATGCTTTCACTCGATGCTGTTCGTAGGACGGGAGACTTGAAGCGTAAGCGCGATGGTGGTGTTGCTGATTTGGATAATGAGCAAGACCCAGGTGCCAACAAATCACCACGCTTAGAtcttggagaggaagaggatctAGGTGCCAACCTTGCTGGTGACGTTGGCTTGGGTCGGGATGACACAATGATTGCTGCTGATGGTACAATCATTGAAATGGGAGGTGGCGatgaattcaatatcaacattgaCGACGATGAACACAACGCTACCGCCGGTTTAAGAGATGCTCGCAGTGCAAGTCCAGGCAACCAATTTGATGAGACAACTGCACCTCTCGTTCACCCTGCGGATAACGGTCCTGTATCACTTGGTACAACTCACGCCGTTCACCTTCTCCGTGAACGATTTGGCGACGAGGCAGCTAATAGCCCAGATAAGCGCAAGAAGGCCAGCGTTCTTTTCCAGGATTTATTACCAGAAGGCACAACGAGCAAAGCTGATGCTACCAAGATGTTCTTTGAAGTTTTAGTACTTGCAACCAAAGATGCTGTCAAGGTTGAACAACCAGAAAACTCTCTAGGAGGACCAATCCGTGTTAGAGGCAAACGAGGTCTTTGGGGTGCCTGGGCTGAAAGAGAAGCTGGTGGTGAAATTGCTGAGGAGAATGCCCCTGGTCCATCAGCTACCGCACCTTTGTTGGAAGCATCCAGAATGGTCTCTGTTTCTGcttaa